The nucleotide window CGCGCATCCCGTAGAGGATGCCGCCGCCGGTGAACGGCTTGGTCTGGGCGGCGGCGTCGCCGACGAGGAACCCGCGCGTCGCGGTCGTCCGGTCGGGCGGCCCGATGGGGATGGCGCCCGAGCAGAAGTGGTCCGTCTCCACGTCGTATGCGTCGGTGAGCTCGTCGAACAGCTCGTTGACCTCGTGGCCGGGCGGGGCGGCGAGGCCGTACTCGACGCCGGCGTCGCCGCGTGGGATGCGCCAGGCGAAGAACCGCGGCGCGGTGAGGTGGACCGAGACGTAGTCGCCGTCGTCCGGCGTCTCGTCGAACGCGAGCACGCCGTGGAGCGTCTCGTCCGGCTCCGGGAGGCCGAGCCCTCGGCGGACCCGGGAGACTGGGCCGTCGGCGCCGACGACCATCCGCCCCTCGAAGGTGCGCTCTGCGCCGCCGACGCTGGCGGTGACGGCGACGTGGCCTGCACGCTCCTCGACGCTCGTGACGGTGTGGCCCTCGCGCACGTCCGCGCCGGCCTCCCGTGCGGCGTCCGCGAGCGTCCGGTCGAGTTGGACGCGGTCGATGACGTTCGACACCTCGTCGCGCTTGTAGAACCGGTAGCCGTCCTCGTCGGGGCCGCCGACGTGGAACTCCGCGCCGTACACGCGGTTCTGGAACAGGTCCTCGCGCGCCCCGTCAGGGACGTAGTTCCAGATGTCCGTGGAGACGTGGCCCGAGCAGGCGAGGGGGGTCCCGACCTCGCCCTTCTCCAGCGCGAGCACGTCGTACCTGGCCTCGGCGGCGCGCCGGGCGAAGCGCGCGCCGGCCGGGCCGACGCCGACCACGACGAAGTCGTACATACTTCCGGCTATGCGCGGAGGGAGATATGCCTCGTGGTTCACAACTGACAGGCGACACCCACGTCCGGCCGGGGGTGTGTCGCGCACCCGCTCGCCCCCGGCCGGCGATTCGCTACGTCATCGGGGGCGCTGGTCCCGGCATCCGCCTTGAAGTTGCGGGCGGACTGCCCTGCTCGACCGTCTACGGGAGGACGGCCAGTCCGCGGGCGGTCCGGTCGGTGAACCGGTCGGGCCACTCGATGTCGATCGCGTTCCACGAATCGCCCCCGTCACCCGTCTGAAACAGCCCTTGGTTCGACAGGGCGTAGAACTCGTCCGGTTCGCCCCGTGCGAGCACCGGCCGCGTGACGCCCTCGCCGAGGGGGAGGCCGCGGCCGTCGAGTCGTTCCCAGTCCTTGTCGCCCTCGCGGCGGTACACGTAGGTCTCGGCGCGTTCGGCCGTGTGGGCCTGGTACGCGCCGCGCGCGGCGGAGACGAGGACGCGGTCCGGATCGCCGGTTCCGCCGGGCTCCGTCCGACTCTCCGAGTCGCTCCGCGCATCGACCGCGACGCTCCAGCAGTACGTCCGATCCAGCCCGGACTGCGGGTGCGCCCAGGTGTCGCCGCCGTCGTCGGTCTCGGCGTAGCCGTCGCCCGCCGCGACCCAGGCACGTCCGGGCGCGTGCGGGTGGGTGGCGAGCGAGTGGTTGTCGATGCGGGCGTCCGGAACCCGGTCCTCCCACGTCGCGCCGCCGTCGTGGGTCTGGACCAGCGCGCCGGCCTCGATGGCGACGTACCAGTGGTCGGGGTCCGTGGGGTCCGGTTCGAGCCAGCGGACGTGGTGGGTGTCCGGGCGCGGGGGGAACGACCAGTCGTCGCTCGACGGGAGGTCGACGAGGCCGTCGAGGTGTTCCCACGAGTCGCCGCCGTCGGTGGAGCGGTACACCCGCGACGGCTCCGTGCCGGCCCACACCGTGCCGGGGTCGCGGTATGAGACCGCCGCGGCCATCACGGCGTCGTGGGGGAAGTCGTCGACGCGCTTGAACGTCCGCCCGCCGTCGGTCGAGCGGTGGAGGCCGGATTCGAAGGTGCCGACGAAGACCCGATCCGGGTCGTCGGGGTGGACGGCGACGCACTCCAGCGTGTGACCGTCGAGGGCCCTCGCGGTCGTCTCGCCCGCGTCGGGGTCGACCGTCAGGAAGCCGTTTCGGAGGGCGGCGTAGGCCGTGGTCATACCGTAACGTGTGCGGGACAGTCACAAAAGCCTCGCGTCGGTTTCCTGTCGCCCATCACGCCCGGGGCCGTGGGTCGTCGGCCCGTCGCCGGACGCCGACGACGTACGCGCCGGCGTACACGACCGCGAGGAACCCGAGACGGACGGCCGGTTCGCCGAGACCGCCGCCCACCGCGAACCAGTCGAGGAGGAACGCGAGCGGCAGGCCCGCCGTGATCGCCAGCGCCATCGTCCAGAAGAACATCGCGCCCAGCGGGCCGACGGACCAGCGTTCGAGCCAGTGGAGCGCCGCGAGCGGGACGGCCGCGAGACCGGCGAGGGGGAACGCCGTCCCGCTCGCGACGGCGTGAGGTGCGAGGAGTTCGAGCGCACCCGTGGCGGGCGCGAGGGCGAGGAGGAACCAGCCGCCGAGGGCGTACGCCAGGTCGCCGAGGCGACGGGACGGTATCGGAGGGGACACGGAAGCGGGGACGAGATCCGCCCTCAGTCGTCGGTCGCGGCGGGTACTTCGGCTTCTTCCGCGTCGTCGTCCCGCGCGGGGAGCCGGCGGTCCGCCCGCGGCCCCTCCATGTCGACGTCGGGGAGGTAGTCGCGGAGGTACTTCCCGGTGTAGGAGCCCTCGGTCCGGGCGACCTCCTCGGGGGTGCCGGTGGCGACGACCTCGCCGCCGCCCTCGCCGCCCTCGGGACCGAGGTCGAGGACGTTGTCGGCGTTCTTCACCAGGTCGAGTTCGTGCTCGATGACGACGACCGTGTTGCCCTTGTCGGCGAGCCGGTGGAGGACGTCGATGAGCTTCCGCTCGTCCTCCTTGTGGAGGCCGGTCGTCGGCTCGTCGAGCAGGTACAGCGTGTCGCCCGAGTCCTTCTTGCCGAGCTCCTCTGCGAGCTTGATCCGCTGGGCCTCGCCGCCCGAGAGCGTCGTCGAGGGCTGGCCGAGCCGCATGTAGTCGAGGCCGACGTCCTTCAAGAGGCCGAGCCGGCGTCGCAGACCGGTGTGGGACTCGAAGAAGTCGTACGCCTCCTCGACGGTCATGTCGAGCACGTCCGCGATGGTCGCGCCCTTGAACGTCACGTCGAGCGTCTCGTCGTTGTACCGCGCGCCGCCGCACTCCTCACAGGGGACGTACACGTCCGAGAGGAAGTTCATCTCGATCTTCACGGTGCCCTGGCCGCCACACTCCTCGCAGCGGCCGCCCTTGACGTTGAACGAGAACCGCCCCTTCTCGTAGCCGCGCTGGTTCGCGAGCTTCGTGTCCGCGAACAGCTCCCGGACGTAGTCGAACACGTCGGTGTACGTCGCGGGGTTCGAGCGCGGCGTGCGGCCGATGGGCGACTGGTCGATGAGCCGGACGCCCTCGATGTTGTCGGTGCCCTCGATGGCGTCGTGGTCGCCGGGGTCGACCTCGGTGTTGTCGTTCATCGTCCGGGCGAGCCCCTTGTACAGCACGTCGTGCATCAGGGTGGACTTGCCCGAGCCGGAGACGCCCGTGATGGCGGTGAACTGGCCGATGGGAACGTCCACGTCGACGTCCTTGAGGTTGTGCTGGCGCGCGCCCCTGATCGTCAGCGCGGCGTCGCTCTCGCGGCGCTCGGCGGGCACGTCGACGCCCTTCCGGCCGGCGAGGTAGTCGCCCGTGACCGACTCCTCGGACGCGACGATCTCGTCGAAGTTACCTTGCGCGACGACCTCGCCGCCGTGCTTGCCCGGCCCGGGGCCCATGTCGATGATCTCGTCGGCCCGGCGCATCGTCGCCTCGTCGTGCTCGACGACGATGAGCGTGTTACCGAGATCGCGCAGCCCCTCGAGCGTGTTCAGCAGGCGGTCGTTGTCGCGCTGGTGGAGGCCGATGGAGGGCTCGTCAAGCACGTAGAGCACCCCGACGAGGCCGGAGCCGACCTGCGTCGCCAGCCGGATGCGCTGGCTCTCGCCGCCCGAGAGCGTGGAGGCCTCGCGGTCGAGCGTGAGGTACTCCAGCCCGACCTCCTCCATGAAGCCGAGGCGCGCGCGGATCTCCTTCAGGATCTCCTCGGCGATGGTGCGCTCGCGGTCGGTGAGCGTCGCCTCCATCCCCTCGAAGTGCGCCAGCGCGTCGCCGATGGACATCCGGCTCACCTCGGCGATGCCGGTGTCCGCGAAGTACACGGAGCGGGACTGGGGTTTCAGTCGAGTCCCCTCGCAGGCCGGGCACTCGGTGACGGCCATGAAGTCCTCGATGTGCTCGCGGGTGCGGTCCGAGTCGGTCTCGATGTGCCGGCGCTCGAGGTTCGGGATGACGCCCTCGAACCGCTGGGTCTTCCGGCGGACCCCGTTACGGGTCTGCTGGCTGAACTCGACCTGCCGGTCGGTGCCGTAGAGGAACTGGCGCTTGACGTCCTCGTCGAGGTCCTCGAACGGCGTGGTCACGCTCACGCCGAAGTGCTCGGCGACGTTGTCGAGCCGCGTCCGGTAGTAGTTCCGGTTGTAGCTCCACGGCTCGAACACGTGCTTGATCGGCTTCGACTCGTCGCGGACGACGAGGTCCTCGTCGACCTCCTTCGTCGAGCCGATGCCCTCGCACTCCGGGCAGGCGCCGTGCGGGGAGTTGAACGAGAACGACCGCGTCTCGATCTCCGAGAAGTCGATGCCGCAGTGGGTGCACGCGAGCTCCTCGGAGAACTCGACGACGAGTCGCTCCGCCGCGTCTCCAGCCAGGTCGCCCGTCGAGCGCGCCTCGGTGCCGAGGTCGACGTCAGCCGGCGGGTCCGGCAGGATGACCTTCAGCACGCCGTCCGCCTCCTCCAGCGCCGTCTCGACGGAGTCGGTGATGCGCGAGCGGTCCTCCTCGCGGACCTTCACGCGGTCGACGATCACGTCGACGGTGTGGTCGTAGTTCTCGTCGAGGTCCGGCGTCTCGGTCGCGAGGTCGTACTCCTCGCCGTCGACCTCGACTCGGGCGTACCCCTCCGAGCGCAGTTCCTCGAACAGGTCCTCGAACGCGCCCTTCTGGTCGCGCACGACCGGCGCGGCGAGCTTCGCCCTTGTCCCCTCCGGGAGTTCGAACACCCGGCGGACCATCTGCTGGGCGGACTGCTCGCCCACTTCGCGGCCGCACTCGGGGCAGTGCGGTTGGCCGACCCGCGCGTACAGGAGCCGGAGATAGTCGTGGAGCTCGGTGACGGTGCCGACCGTCGAGCGGGGGTTGTTCGCGGCGTTCTTCTGGTCGATGGAGATCGCCGGCGAGAGCCCCTCGACGCTCTCGACCTGCGGCTTGTCCATCTGCCCGAGGAAGTTCCGGGCGTACGCCGACAGCGACTCGATGTAGCGACGCTGGCCCTCGGCGTACACAGTCTCGAACGCGAGCGACGACTTGCCCGATCCCGACAGGCCCGTGACGACGGTGAACTCCTCGCGCGGGATCTTCACGTCGAGGTCCTTGAGGTTGTGTTCCTCGGCCCCCGTGACCTCGATGAACTCCTTCGCCACTACCGCCCACCCCTCGTTCGCACCCGGTCTCTCATTACGACGAGGCAGGGCTCCGAGACACTTAACCGGCCCGTCCTCTCCTCGTGGAGCGTCTCGCTGTCGGAACCCCGTGACCGGCCGAATCCGCGTCCCGGGGCTCCCGGCGGAAAGATTCTTTACCATGGGTGTTCTTGTCACGGTTGTCAATGCCAGACACGAAACGTGGGCGCGAGCGTCAGGGCCGCAAGAAGCGCGAACAGCTGGAACGCCGTCTCAACCGGCGCGAGGTGGAGACGATCGACGACGAGGACGAGCCGGAGTACCCGCCCACGGAACTGGAGGCCGACCTCCTCTCGGCCGACGCGGAAGCCGACGACTGACCGATCGGAACAACGGCCCTTTTTGTCCGCCGCCGCGAAGGTGGCGACGATGCGGACCCACGCGAACTACGCCACCGTCTACGTCGGTGCGCAACTCTCCCCCGACGGCGTCCGCCTGGACCTCGACTGGGCCGACGCCGTCGGCGACGTCACCGACGAGTACGAGTTCGAAGTGCCGACGGACGAACCGAGCGACCCGTTCCTCGGCATCCAGGCGTTCGACGTCGGCGAGTACGGCCACGAGATCGTGCTCAACGGCGAGTCGCTCTCGGGGTTCGACATCCCGCCGAACGACGGCTGGCAATACTGGGCCGACTCCGTCACCGGGGTGTCGCTCGTCGAGGGGACGAACACGCTCGCGCTCGAACGGGACGGGGACACTGACGACGCGTTCGCCGTCGGGACCGTTCGAGTCCACTGGAAGGAGCCCGCGACCGAGGGCTTCCGCGCCGCGGACGTCGAGTAGTACTTAAAGAACCGCTTCGCCCCCGGTTCGGGTGACGTCGCGGCCGATCGCGTGGTATCCGTTAGCACGGTTGGCGCCCCTCGTGTCTTCGATTCTCGGCAGTATTCGATCGACCAGTTCGAGGAACCTCGGTCAGTCGGTACCCAAGGTTTTATGTAGAATCACAACCACACTCGCAGTTGACCATGAGTCAGCGACGGATGCAGGGTCAGCCCATGATCATCATGGGTGAGGACTCCCAGCGCGTGAAGGACAAGGACGCTCAGGAATACAACATCTCCGCGGCGCGCGCCGTCGCGGAGGCCGTGCGCTCGACGCTCGGCCCGAAAGGGATGGACAAGATGCTCGTCGATTCGATGGGCGACGTCACCATCACGAACGACGGTGTCACCATCCTCACCACGATGGACATCGACAACCCGACGGCCGAGATGATCATCGAGGTCGCCGAGACCCAGGAGGACGAGGCCGGCGACGGGACGACGACGGCCGTCGCCATCGCGGGCGAACTCCTCAAGAACGCCGAGGACCTCATCGACCAGGACATCCACCCGACGGCGATCACCTCGGGCTTCCACCTCGCGAGCGAACGCGCCCGAGCCGAGGTCGACGACCTCGCGGAGCGCGTCGACCCCGACGACGAGGAGCGCGTGAAGAAGGTCGCCGAGACCTCCATGACCGGCAAGGGCGCGGAGCTCGAGAAGGAGGTCCTCGCGGACCTCATCTACCGGGCGGTCAAGCAGGTCACCGTCGAGGCCGACGACGGGAGCAACGTCGTCGACATGGAGAACGTCGAGATCGAGACCCAGACCGGCCGCTCGGCCGGCGAGTCCCAGCTCCTCCAGGGCGCGGTCATCGACAAGGACCCGGTCCACGACGACATGCCGACGGCCGTCGACGACGCGAAGGTACTCCTGCTCAACGACCCCATCGAGGTCGAGGAGGCCGACGTCGACACCTCCGTCAACATCGAGTCCCCCGACCAGCTCCAGCAGTTCCTCGACCAGGAGGAGGACCAGCTCCGCGCGAAGGTCGAGGCCATCAAGCAGACCGGCGCGAACGTCGTCTTCTGCCAGAAGGGCATTGACGACATGGCCCAGCACTTCCTCGCGAAGGAGGGCATCCTCGCGGCCCGCCGCGTGAAGAAGTCCGACCTCCAGTTCCTCCAGAACATCCTCGACGCGGCCATCGTCTCGGACGTCGAGGCCGCCACCGAGGCCGACCTGGGGTACGGTTCGGTCAGCCGCGACGACGAGGACGAGCTGTTCTACGTCGAGGGCGGCGACGAGGCCCACGGCGTCACGCTCCTCCTGCGCGGCTCCACCGACCACGTCGTCGACGAGCTCGAGCGCGGCGTCCAGGACGCGCTCGACGTCGTCGCCACGACGGTCTCCGACGGCCGCGTGCTCCCCGGCGGCGGCGCCATCGAGGTCGAACTCGCCTCGCGGCTCCGCGACTTCGCCGACTCCGTCGAGGGTCGCGAGCAGCTCGCCGTCGAGGCGTTCGCCGACGCGCTGGAACTCGTCCCGCGCGTGCTCGCCGAGAACGCCGGGCTCGACTCCATCGACACGCTGGTCGACCTCCGGGCGGCCCACGAGGGCGGCGACGCCAACGCCGGGCTGAACGTGTTCTCGGGCGACATCGAGGACAGTTTCGAGGCCGGCGTCGTCGAGCCGGCCCACTCGAAGGAGCAGGCGCTTTCCAGCGCCACCGAGGCCGCGAACCTCGTGCTCAAGATCGACGACATCATCGCCGCGGGCGACCTCTCGACTGCGGGCGGCGACGACGAGGGCGGCGCCCCCGGCGGCGGTATGGGCGGCATGGGCGGCATGGGCGGCGCGATGTAAGCGCCGGCCAGGCACGTTCACACCCGGACCGATTCCGTATCGTCCCACGACCGATCGCGATTCTTTCGACCGTCCGACCGAACACCGCCAGCGTCGGGTCGGGCTGCCGAGCACCGACGGAGCGCGTGGCATCGACAGCGCGGAGTTTCGGTGGGTACTAATCCCGGCGGGCAAATTTTGCGGTCATGGAGACGCTGCTGCTCAACAGCGCCGCGGTTCACGAGAACGCCGAGATGGCCGAACTCGTCCCAGCCATCGAGGAGGCGTTCGCCGCCTACGAGCGCGGGAACGCCCAGATGCCGCCGAAGTCCTACATCGACCTCCCCGCCTACAACGGCGACTTCCGGTCGATGCCCGCCTACCTCGACGCCGGGGACTGGGACGCGGCCGGCGTGAAGTGGGTGAACGTCCACACCGACAACGAGGACGAGTACGACCTCCCGACGGTGATGGGGACGATGATCTACTCGGACCCGCGCAACGCCTTCCCGCTCGCCATCCTCGACGGGACGGAACTCACGATGAAGCGCACCGGCGCCGCCGCCGCGGTCGCCACGGACCACCTCGCCGTCGAGGACGCCCGCTCGCTCGGCATCGTCGGCGCCGGCGTCCAGTCGTACACGCAACTGGAGGCCATCGCCACGGTCCGGGAGATCGAGGAGGTGGTCGTCTCGGACCTCGACGAGGAGCGCGTCGCGCGCTTCATCGACACCTTCGAGGGGCGCTTCGACGTCCGCGCAGGCTCGATTGCCGACGCGGCGTCCTGCGACGTGCTCTCGACGGTGACGCCCGTCGAGTCCCCCATCGTCCCACGCGACGCGGTCGGCGAGCACACCCACGTCAACGCGATGGGTGCGGACGCGGAGGGGAAGCACGAACTCGCCGACGACCTCCTGCTGGACGCGAAACTCGTGATCGACGACTACGCGCAGACGACCCACTCGGGCGAGATCAACGTCCCCTACGCCGCCGGCATCCTGACGGACGACGACATCTACGGCGAACTCGGCGAGATCGTCGTCGGCGACAGGCAGGGTCGAACGGCGGCCGACGGCGTCACGGTCTTCGACTCGACGGGGCTCGCAATCCAGGACGTCGCTGCGGCCCACGTCGTGTACGAACACGCCGACGAGCGGGACAACGGCTACCCGTTCGACCTGCTCGGCCTCTCGGACTGACCGGTTCGGTGTTCTTCCGGTTCGAGCACCCGCGGTGACTACTCCTCGCTCGGGACGACGGCGTCGAGCACCTTCCCGACCAGCCAGACGACGATCAGGAACGGGAGCAGCGGCACCAGAAGGACGACGAGGCCCAGGAAGAGACTCCAGCCGATGAGGTTCATCTCCACGTCCTCGCGCCCCCTGTACCCGGGGGTCACCGTTCGGTAGGCCTTCCGGACGAGGCTCGGGTCCTCGGACTCCGCGGAGTCACTCATGTCCCGATAGTGGGTTTACTGGGCGAAAAAGGCTCTGTGGGGTCGCGTGGGCTTCGTGGGTGTGGCGATCGCTCGCTCTCGACTCGTTCGCCCCTCGCGAGCCTGTACTCGCCCCACGGAAGGGCCCACAGCCCACGGATCACACAGTACGGGCCGGCGAATCCGGCCGTCCTATCCCAGTTCTGCCACGAGGAGTCCGATCAGCAGGCCGGCGATCGCACCGACGGACGCCCAGAGGAGGGGGTTCCCGTCCGAGACGAACACCACGCCGACGGCCACCCCTGCGCCCGCTCCGAGCGCACCGATCTCCCCGGCCCGGTCGTCGGAGTCGATCTTCAGTATCCCCCCGCACTCACACGGCGAACTGAACTCCGTGCTCCGACCTAAACGTGCCACTGCTGGACGCGGCTCGATCTGCGGTCCCACCGACGTCGGTTACACAGTTCGATGGAAAGGGATATGGGCGGAAGCCGCCGTTCGTACGACAAGAGAATGTCCGAGGAGGGATACGACCACGCCGCGGTCGAGCGACGCTGGCAGGCGGCGTGGGACGACGCCGACGCGTACCGGACGCCCGACGAGGTGACGGACCCCACCTACGTGCTGGGGATGTACCCGTACCCGTCCGGACTGCTCCACATGGGCCACGTCCGCAACTACACTATCACCGACGCCTACGCCCGGTTCCGCCGGATGCGCGGCGACGACGTGCTCCACCCGATGGGGTGGGACGCGTTCGGCCTGCCCGCCGAGAACGCCGCCAAGGAGCGCGACACGAACCCCCGCGACTGGACGTTCGACTGCATCGAGACGATGAAGGGGCAGATGGAGTCGATGGGGTTCGGCTACGACTGGGACCGCGAGGTCACCACCTGCACGCCGGAGTACTACCGCTGGAACCAGTGGCTGTTCCGGGAGTTCCACGACCGGGAGCTGGTCGAGCGTGAGGCCGCCGAGGTCAACTGGTGTCCCACCTGCGAGACCGTGCTGGCCGACGAGCAGGTCGAGGGCGGGGATAGTTCCGAAGGCCCCGGGGCGCACGGCAACTGCTGGCGTTGCGGCACGACCGTCGAGCGCCGCGAACTGGAGCAGTGGTTCCTGCGGATCACCGAGTACGCCGACGAACTGAACGGGTACATCGACGACCTGGACGGCTGGCCCGACAGCGTCCGGCAGATGCAGCGCAACTGGATCGGCCGGCAGGAGGGCTCGCGCGTCTCCTTCGAGATCGGCGAGGCGCAAGGCGCCTCGAACGGACGCGGGGAGCGGAGCGAGCCGCGGGAGTACGGACCGGTCGAGGCGTTCACGACCCGGCTGGACACGATCTTCGGCGCGACGTTCTTCGCGCTGGCGCCCGACCACCCCGTCTCCGAGGCGGTCGCCGCCGAGGACGACGAGGTACGGCGGTTCGTCGAGGAGGAGGCCGACCCAGAGGGCGACGAGCCGAACGGCGTTCGGACCGACCTGACGGCCACCAACCCGGCCACGGGCGAGGAGGTCCCCGTCTTCGTCGCCGACTTCGTCCTCTCGGACGTGGGGACGGGCGCGCTGATGGGCGTCCCGGGCCACGACGACCGCGACCACGCGTTCGCCTCGAAGATGGGCGTCGACATCGTCCCCGTCGTCGCGCCCGAACCGGGGGGCGACTCCGACGGGGGAGACGGCGAGGCGCCGTCCGAACCCGACGTGAGCGAGTCCGCCTTCACCGACGACGGCGTCCTGGTGAACAGCGGCGAGTACAGCGGGCTGTCCTCGGCCGAAGCGCGGGAGGAACTGACGGCCGATATCGACTCGGCCGAGTTCCACACGCAGTACCGCCTGCGCGACTGGGGCATCTCCCGACAGCGCTACTGGGGGACGCCCATCCCGGTCGTCCACTGCGACGACTGCGGGCCCGTGCTGGTCCCCGAGGACGACCTGCCGGTCGAACTGCCGGAGTTCATCAACACGACCGGGAACCCGCTCGACGCCGCCGAAGAGTGGAAGCACGTCGACTGCCCGGAGTGCGGCGGCGACGCCGTCCGCGAGACGGACACGATGGACACGTTCGTCGACTCCTCGTGGTACTTCCTGCGGTACGTCTCGCCGGACCTGGAAGCGGCGCCGTTCGACGTGGACCGGGCGAACGACTGGATGCCCGTCGACCAGTACGTCGGCGGCATCGAGCACGCCGTGATGCACCTGCTGTACTCGCGGTTCGTCACGAAGGTCGTCGCTGACATGGACATGCTGGAGCACCGCGAGCCGTTCGAGAACCTGCTGGCCCAGGGGATGGTCCAGCTGGAGGGCGAGAAGATGTCCAAGTCGAAGGGGAACGTCGTCTCCCCTCAGCGCATCGTCGAGGAGTACGGCGCCGACACGGCCCGGCTGTTCATGATGCAGGCCGCCCAGCCCGAGCGCGCGTTCGACTGGTCCGAGGAGGGCGTCCGCTCGACGTACCGCTTCCTGACACGGCTGAAGCGGCTGGTCGGCGAGTTTGACCCCGAGGCGGCGGAGGGCGAGTTTGGCCCGATCGCGTCCTACGTCGAAAGCGAGACGGACGCGACGGTGTCGGCGGCGACCGCCGACTACGACGACCTGACGTTCAACACCTCGCTGCGGGAGACGCAGGAATTGGTCGGCACGCTGCGGGGCTACCGTGACCACGTCGAGGCGGTGCACGCCGACACCTTCCGCCGTGGGCTGGTGACGGCAGTGAAGCTACTCTCGCCGGTCGCGCCGCACGTGGCGGAGGAACTGTACGACGAACTGGGGCGCGAGGGCGGCGACAGCTTCGTCCTCGACGCCGACTGGCCAGAACCCGAGGGTGACGTGTCCGGGGCGGACGAGCGCCGCCGCCTGGTGGAGAACACCCGCGAGGACGTGCGCCAGATCGTCGACGTGGCTAGCATCGAGGACCCCGAGCGCATCGACGTCGTGGTCGCGCCCGAGTGGAAGCATCGCGCGCTGGAGATCGCCCTCGAGAGCGACGCGCCGAACCTCATCTCCGAGCTGATGCAGGAGGACGACATCCGCGAGAGGGGCGACGCGGCGGCCGCCTACGGCCAGGACCTGCAGAACGAGCGCGAGGCGCTCCGACCGGCGCTGTCGCCCGACCGCGAACACGGGGCGCTGGAGGAGGCGGCGTGGCTCGTCGAGCGCGAGTTCGACGCGCCCGTTCGCGTCCTGCGGGCGGAGGAGGCGGACGACGACGTGGCGCGGAAGGCGGAGCCGGGACGGCCAGCCATCGACATCGCCGAGTAACGTCCCCGTCCGCGGGGATTCTATGATGCAGGCGTGAGTGACGGATACGAAAAAACGGGGCTATTGGGAGGCCGACGACGGGGTTGGATTCGGTGGCGACCCCGATCAGTTCACGTCGATGCGGTGGTCGTCGTCGCCGTCATCGTCGACGTGGACCTTGGGGAGGGTGACGGTGAGCACGCCGTTTGTGTAGGTCGCGCTCGCCTCGTCCTCGTGGACCTCGTCGGGGAGGCCGATGCGGCGGCGGACGGACTCCGCGCGCCGCTCGCGGCGCACCCAGGCGCCCTCCTCGGACTCCTCGTCCTGCTCGATCGAGCGCTCGGCGGAGATGCTGAGCGT belongs to Halorarum halophilum and includes:
- a CDS encoding geranylgeranyl reductase family protein, with translation MYDFVVVGVGPAGARFARRAAEARYDVLALEKGEVGTPLACSGHVSTDIWNYVPDGAREDLFQNRVYGAEFHVGGPDEDGYRFYKRDEVSNVIDRVQLDRTLADAAREAGADVREGHTVTSVEERAGHVAVTASVGGAERTFEGRMVVGADGPVSRVRRGLGLPEPDETLHGVLAFDETPDDGDYVSVHLTAPRFFAWRIPRGDAGVEYGLAAPPGHEVNELFDELTDAYDVETDHFCSGAIPIGPPDRTTATRGFLVGDAAAQTKPFTGGGILYGMRAADVAADVVDPEDPTTLPRYEAAWRDELEREIRFGHWIRRAYSLPEPVQRAGLWALSGEIGVHMDEPSSFFSREHLRKLFS
- a CDS encoding WD40/YVTN/BNR-like repeat-containing protein; translation: MTTAYAALRNGFLTVDPDAGETTARALDGHTLECVAVHPDDPDRVFVGTFESGLHRSTDGGRTFKRVDDFPHDAVMAAAVSYRDPGTVWAGTEPSRVYRSTDGGDSWEHLDGLVDLPSSDDWSFPPRPDTHHVRWLEPDPTDPDHWYVAIEAGALVQTHDGGATWEDRVPDARIDNHSLATHPHAPGRAWVAAGDGYAETDDGGDTWAHPQSGLDRTYCWSVAVDARSDSESRTEPGGTGDPDRVLVSAARGAYQAHTAERAETYVYRREGDKDWERLDGRGLPLGEGVTRPVLARGEPDEFYALSNQGLFQTGDGGDSWNAIDIEWPDRFTDRTARGLAVLP
- the uvrA gene encoding excinuclease ABC subunit UvrA, with amino-acid sequence MAKEFIEVTGAEEHNLKDLDVKIPREEFTVVTGLSGSGKSSLAFETVYAEGQRRYIESLSAYARNFLGQMDKPQVESVEGLSPAISIDQKNAANNPRSTVGTVTELHDYLRLLYARVGQPHCPECGREVGEQSAQQMVRRVFELPEGTRAKLAAPVVRDQKGAFEDLFEELRSEGYARVEVDGEEYDLATETPDLDENYDHTVDVIVDRVKVREEDRSRITDSVETALEEADGVLKVILPDPPADVDLGTEARSTGDLAGDAAERLVVEFSEELACTHCGIDFSEIETRSFSFNSPHGACPECEGIGSTKEVDEDLVVRDESKPIKHVFEPWSYNRNYYRTRLDNVAEHFGVSVTTPFEDLDEDVKRQFLYGTDRQVEFSQQTRNGVRRKTQRFEGVIPNLERRHIETDSDRTREHIEDFMAVTECPACEGTRLKPQSRSVYFADTGIAEVSRMSIGDALAHFEGMEATLTDRERTIAEEILKEIRARLGFMEEVGLEYLTLDREASTLSGGESQRIRLATQVGSGLVGVLYVLDEPSIGLHQRDNDRLLNTLEGLRDLGNTLIVVEHDEATMRRADEIIDMGPGPGKHGGEVVAQGNFDEIVASEESVTGDYLAGRKGVDVPAERRESDAALTIRGARQHNLKDVDVDVPIGQFTAITGVSGSGKSTLMHDVLYKGLARTMNDNTEVDPGDHDAIEGTDNIEGVRLIDQSPIGRTPRSNPATYTDVFDYVRELFADTKLANQRGYEKGRFSFNVKGGRCEECGGQGTVKIEMNFLSDVYVPCEECGGARYNDETLDVTFKGATIADVLDMTVEEAYDFFESHTGLRRRLGLLKDVGLDYMRLGQPSTTLSGGEAQRIKLAEELGKKDSGDTLYLLDEPTTGLHKEDERKLIDVLHRLADKGNTVVVIEHELDLVKNADNVLDLGPEGGEGGGEVVATGTPEEVARTEGSYTGKYLRDYLPDVDMEGPRADRRLPARDDDAEEAEVPAATDD
- a CDS encoding DUF7383 domain-containing protein gives rise to the protein MRTHANYATVYVGAQLSPDGVRLDLDWADAVGDVTDEYEFEVPTDEPSDPFLGIQAFDVGEYGHEIVLNGESLSGFDIPPNDGWQYWADSVTGVSLVEGTNTLALERDGDTDDAFAVGTVRVHWKEPATEGFRAADVE
- the thsB gene encoding thermosome subunit beta translates to MSQRRMQGQPMIIMGEDSQRVKDKDAQEYNISAARAVAEAVRSTLGPKGMDKMLVDSMGDVTITNDGVTILTTMDIDNPTAEMIIEVAETQEDEAGDGTTTAVAIAGELLKNAEDLIDQDIHPTAITSGFHLASERARAEVDDLAERVDPDDEERVKKVAETSMTGKGAELEKEVLADLIYRAVKQVTVEADDGSNVVDMENVEIETQTGRSAGESQLLQGAVIDKDPVHDDMPTAVDDAKVLLLNDPIEVEEADVDTSVNIESPDQLQQFLDQEEDQLRAKVEAIKQTGANVVFCQKGIDDMAQHFLAKEGILAARRVKKSDLQFLQNILDAAIVSDVEAATEADLGYGSVSRDDEDELFYVEGGDEAHGVTLLLRGSTDHVVDELERGVQDALDVVATTVSDGRVLPGGGAIEVELASRLRDFADSVEGREQLAVEAFADALELVPRVLAENAGLDSIDTLVDLRAAHEGGDANAGLNVFSGDIEDSFEAGVVEPAHSKEQALSSATEAANLVLKIDDIIAAGDLSTAGGDDEGGAPGGGMGGMGGMGGAM